In the Variovorax sp. S12S4 genome, one interval contains:
- a CDS encoding TfoX/Sxy family protein — MSEASPQFADFIVDRLSAIPRIARTRFFGGTGLVADATQFAMIMGSTVYFVVDDTTRPKYEKLGSQCFAYDTKARRVQVRKYFEVPIDVIEDHEALAELAREAVRVAKSLATKKPAGKSA, encoded by the coding sequence ATGTCGGAAGCCTCGCCGCAGTTCGCCGATTTCATCGTGGACCGGCTCTCTGCAATCCCTCGCATCGCCAGGACCCGCTTTTTCGGCGGAACGGGGCTCGTGGCCGATGCCACGCAGTTCGCGATGATCATGGGCAGCACCGTGTATTTCGTGGTGGACGACACCACCCGGCCCAAGTACGAGAAGCTGGGCAGCCAGTGCTTTGCCTACGACACGAAGGCCCGGCGGGTCCAGGTGCGGAAGTATTTCGAGGTGCCCATCGACGTCATCGAAGACCACGAGGCGTTGGCCGAATTGGCCAGGGAGGCCGTGCGGGTGGCAAAAAGCCTCGCCACCAAAAAACCGGCCGGCAAGAGCGCCTAG
- a CDS encoding ureidoglycolate lyase — protein sequence MNEQASGGTALRVAPLTPQAFAPFGTVIEAPAAGGRDINGGNARRFDLLDNLQLDAAGGRPMLALFRAAARGFPHAVAEMERHALGSQTFVPLGERRFVIVVARAGEAPAAAGELAAFVTDGRQGVVLAPGTWHHALLAVDAGDFVVIERAAGAVDCDLCTLLAPAVVDWKG from the coding sequence ATGAACGAACAAGCTTCCGGCGGAACCGCCTTGCGGGTCGCGCCGCTCACGCCACAAGCCTTTGCGCCTTTCGGCACCGTGATCGAGGCGCCCGCCGCGGGTGGCCGCGACATCAACGGCGGCAACGCAAGGCGCTTCGACCTGCTCGACAACCTGCAGCTCGATGCCGCCGGCGGCCGGCCGATGCTTGCGCTGTTCCGCGCCGCGGCGCGCGGCTTTCCACACGCAGTGGCCGAGATGGAGCGCCATGCGCTCGGCAGCCAGACCTTCGTGCCGCTGGGCGAGCGGCGCTTCGTGATCGTGGTCGCGCGTGCGGGCGAAGCACCGGCCGCGGCCGGCGAGCTCGCGGCCTTTGTCACCGACGGGCGGCAAGGCGTGGTGCTCGCGCCCGGCACCTGGCACCACGCGCTGCTGGCAGTGGATGCGGGCGACTTCGTGGTCATCGAGCGTGCCGCTGGCGCTGTCGATTGCGACCTGTGCACGCTCCTGGCGCCGGCGGTCGTCGACTGGAAGGGTTAG
- a CDS encoding LysR family transcriptional regulator: protein MDLQSLTLLVEILDAGNLSAAARRLKMSRANVSYHLNQLERSVGAQLVRRTTRRAEPTEIGLRLYQHGVAIQTELLAAKESVTTLGEGLQGRVRLSVPSGYGQLVMADWLIDFKRQYPGIVLDVVFENRIEDLLRDEVDIAIRVVPEPPQNLVARELGPVRYVACASRDYAQKHPLPVQLDELQGAPVVTAAVIGRELRVSAYQGETRREVILEPTLISENFLFLRQAILAGLGIGLVPDYVVQDDVRRGEVVTTLDDWRLSIFGTQMFMLYMPNRQHTRAIRTFIDFILERVRPPATDPADQSQR from the coding sequence ATGGACCTCCAATCGCTGACCTTGCTGGTGGAAATCCTCGATGCGGGCAACCTGAGCGCGGCGGCACGCCGCCTCAAGATGAGCCGTGCCAACGTCAGCTACCACCTGAACCAGCTGGAACGCTCGGTCGGCGCCCAGCTGGTGCGGCGCACCACCCGCCGCGCCGAGCCCACCGAGATCGGCCTGCGCCTCTACCAGCATGGCGTCGCCATCCAGACCGAACTGCTGGCCGCAAAAGAATCCGTCACCACGCTGGGCGAGGGCTTGCAGGGCCGCGTGCGGCTCAGCGTGCCCAGCGGCTACGGCCAGCTGGTCATGGCCGACTGGCTGATCGACTTCAAGCGCCAGTACCCCGGCATCGTGCTGGACGTGGTGTTCGAAAACCGCATCGAAGACCTGCTGCGCGACGAGGTCGACATTGCGATCCGCGTGGTGCCCGAGCCCCCGCAGAACCTGGTGGCGCGGGAGCTGGGGCCGGTGCGCTACGTGGCCTGCGCCTCGCGCGACTATGCGCAGAAGCATCCGCTGCCGGTGCAGCTGGACGAGCTGCAGGGCGCGCCGGTGGTCACCGCCGCGGTCATCGGCCGGGAACTGCGCGTGTCGGCCTACCAGGGTGAGACCCGGCGCGAGGTGATCCTCGAGCCGACGCTGATTTCAGAAAACTTTCTGTTCCTGCGCCAAGCCATCCTCGCGGGCCTGGGCATCGGCCTCGTGCCCGACTACGTGGTGCAGGACGACGTGCGCCGTGGCGAGGTGGTGACCACGCTGGACGACTGGCGCCTGAGCATTTTCGGCACGCAGATGTTCATGCTCTACATGCCGAACCGGCAGCACACGCGGGCGATCCGCACCTTCATCGACTTCATCCTGGAGCGGGTGCGGCCGCCCGCCACGGACCCGGCCGATCAGTCGCAGCGGTAG
- a CDS encoding putative DNA modification/repair radical SAM protein, producing the protein MDLQRKLAILADAAKYDASCASSGSQPRDSLGGRGIGSTEGAGICHSFAPDGRCISLLKVLLTNHCQYDCLYCVNRASSNVPRARFRVDEVVQLTLDFYRRNCIEGLFLSSGIVKSPDHTMEQVVEVARTLREDHDFRGYVHLKTIPDASDELIARAGRYADRLSINVEMPTTEGLQALAPEKDESAIRRSMARLRLRIDDTREEARRVVPIRALPGAAPAAAKPPPFAPAGQSTQMIVGADATDDRQILASSATLYGAYKLKRVYYSAFSPIPDAARALPLVAPPLMREHRLYQADWLMRFYGFGHEEIVAEPNGLLRLDVDPKLAWALAHADRFPVDLNHAPREMLLRVPGLGVKAVERLLQARRVRRVRADDLRRLHVPARKVLPFVVADGHRPSRGAPMPSPEPQRAAQASLF; encoded by the coding sequence GTGGACCTCCAGCGCAAACTCGCCATCCTCGCGGACGCCGCCAAGTACGACGCCTCGTGCGCGTCCAGCGGCTCGCAGCCGCGCGACTCGCTCGGCGGCCGCGGCATCGGCTCGACCGAGGGCGCTGGCATCTGCCACAGCTTCGCGCCGGACGGGCGCTGCATCTCGCTGCTGAAGGTGCTGCTTACCAACCACTGCCAGTACGACTGCCTCTACTGCGTCAATCGCGCATCGAGCAACGTGCCGCGCGCGCGCTTTCGCGTCGACGAGGTGGTGCAGCTCACGCTCGACTTCTACCGCCGCAACTGCATCGAGGGGCTGTTCCTGTCCAGCGGCATCGTCAAGTCGCCGGACCACACGATGGAGCAGGTGGTCGAGGTGGCGCGCACGCTGCGCGAAGACCACGACTTTCGCGGCTACGTCCACCTGAAGACAATTCCCGATGCGAGCGACGAGCTCATTGCGCGCGCCGGCCGCTATGCAGACCGCCTGAGCATCAACGTCGAGATGCCGACCACCGAGGGCCTGCAGGCGCTCGCCCCCGAGAAGGACGAAAGCGCCATCCGCCGATCGATGGCGCGGCTGCGCCTGCGCATCGACGACACGCGCGAAGAGGCGCGCCGCGTGGTGCCGATTCGCGCGCTGCCCGGCGCGGCGCCCGCCGCCGCAAAGCCGCCGCCCTTTGCGCCCGCCGGCCAGAGCACGCAGATGATCGTGGGCGCCGATGCCACCGACGACCGGCAGATCCTCGCCTCGAGCGCCACCCTCTACGGCGCCTACAAGCTCAAGCGCGTGTACTACTCCGCCTTCAGCCCCATACCCGACGCCGCCCGCGCGCTGCCGCTGGTGGCACCGCCGCTGATGCGCGAGCACCGGCTCTACCAGGCCGACTGGCTCATGCGCTTCTACGGCTTCGGGCACGAGGAAATAGTGGCCGAGCCCAATGGCCTGCTGCGGCTCGACGTCGATCCCAAGCTGGCCTGGGCGCTCGCGCATGCCGACCGCTTTCCGGTCGACCTGAACCATGCGCCGCGCGAAATGCTGCTTCGCGTGCCGGGGCTCGGCGTGAAAGCCGTCGAGCGGCTGCTGCAGGCGCGGCGCGTGCGCCGGGTGCGCGCGGACGACCTGCGGCGGTTGCACGTGCCGGCGCGCAAGGTGCTGCCGTTTGTCGTCGCGGACGGGCACCGGCCGTCGCGCGGGGCGCCCATGCCTTCGCCGGAGCCGCAGCGCGCGGCGCAAGCCTCGCTGTTCTGA
- a CDS encoding UdgX family uracil-DNA binding protein (This protein belongs to the uracil DNA glycosylase superfamily, members of which act in excision repair of DNA. However, it belongs more specifically to UdgX branch, whose founding member was found to bind uracil in DNA (where it does not belong), without cleaving it, appears to promote DNA repair by a pathway involving RecA, rather than base excision.): MHVRLDDPVDLDAFRRHARQLLAAGVPPGRVEWNAAQAAGDAADLFGAGSKAAPPAALATAAERQPVPAWFVELCGDVILHRDPQRLALLYRLLWRLSHEPALRHDPLDADLMQARQMAKAVHRDIHKMRAFVRFTRVLGDDGLERHVAWFEPEHRIVEANAPFFARRFAQMRWAILTPERCVEWNGQALAFQGGADRREKPPPDAGEQLWLTYYEHIFNPARLKLAMMRREMPRRYWHNLPEAALIQPLAEAATARSQSMIEASPTAPRRIRAPVALHLRPAAGVAPADLGELRAAAHACRDCPIGALATQAVCGEGPLGATHMLVGEQPGDQEDLAGRPFVGPAGQLLDRAMAQLGWARDTVYLANAVKHFKYELRGKRRIHKTAGQREAEACAHWLDSEISLVRPQGLVALGATAARTLLGRPVAVQAERGAWLHERGDGRPVFVTLHPSALLRLPDTERGEAFGHWLADLALARGTLSAAMAA; encoded by the coding sequence ATGCACGTGCGGCTCGACGACCCGGTCGATCTCGACGCCTTTCGCCGCCATGCGCGGCAGCTGCTTGCCGCGGGCGTGCCGCCGGGCCGCGTCGAATGGAACGCGGCGCAGGCCGCTGGCGATGCCGCAGATCTGTTCGGCGCTGGGAGCAAAGCCGCGCCGCCGGCGGCGCTTGCTACCGCCGCAGAACGGCAGCCCGTGCCCGCATGGTTCGTCGAATTGTGCGGCGACGTCATCCTGCACCGCGACCCGCAGCGCCTTGCTTTGCTGTACCGGCTGCTGTGGCGCCTTTCGCACGAGCCCGCGTTGCGGCACGATCCGCTCGATGCCGACCTGATGCAGGCCCGGCAGATGGCCAAGGCCGTGCACCGCGACATCCACAAGATGCGCGCCTTCGTGCGCTTCACCCGCGTGCTGGGCGACGACGGCCTGGAGCGCCACGTGGCGTGGTTCGAGCCCGAGCACCGCATCGTCGAGGCCAACGCGCCGTTCTTTGCGCGGCGCTTCGCGCAGATGCGCTGGGCCATCCTCACGCCCGAGCGCTGTGTCGAATGGAACGGCCAGGCGCTTGCCTTCCAGGGCGGCGCCGACCGCCGCGAGAAGCCGCCGCCCGATGCCGGCGAGCAACTCTGGCTCACCTACTACGAACACATCTTCAACCCGGCGCGGCTCAAGCTCGCGATGATGCGGCGCGAAATGCCGCGCCGCTACTGGCACAACCTGCCCGAGGCCGCGCTCATCCAGCCGCTGGCCGAAGCGGCCACGGCGCGCAGCCAGTCGATGATCGAGGCGTCGCCCACCGCGCCGCGCCGCATCCGCGCGCCCGTCGCGCTGCACCTGCGGCCGGCGGCGGGCGTGGCGCCGGCTGACTTGGGCGAGCTGCGCGCGGCGGCGCACGCTTGCCGCGATTGCCCCATCGGCGCGCTCGCCACGCAGGCCGTGTGCGGCGAAGGCCCGCTCGGCGCCACGCATATGCTGGTCGGCGAACAACCCGGCGACCAGGAAGACCTGGCGGGCCGCCCTTTCGTCGGGCCCGCGGGCCAGCTGCTCGATCGCGCAATGGCGCAGCTGGGCTGGGCGCGCGACACCGTGTACCTGGCCAACGCCGTCAAGCACTTCAAGTACGAGCTGCGCGGCAAGCGCCGCATCCACAAGACCGCGGGCCAGCGCGAGGCCGAAGCCTGCGCGCACTGGCTCGACAGCGAGATTTCGCTGGTGCGCCCGCAGGGGCTGGTGGCGCTGGGTGCGACGGCTGCGCGCACGCTGCTGGGGCGGCCGGTGGCGGTGCAGGCCGAGCGCGGTGCGTGGCTGCACGAGCGCGGCGATGGCCGGCCCGTGTTCGTCACCCTGCATCCGTCCGCGTTGCTGCGCTTGCCGGACACTGAGCGCGGCGAAGCCTTCGGCCATTGGCTGGCCGATCTTGCGTTGGCGCGCGGCACGCTTTCTGCTGCAATGGCCGCATGA
- a CDS encoding ABC transporter ATP-binding protein, which produces MVRLRDLSVTFSGGRKPVHAVSGVSLEVQRGEVVALIGESGSGKSVTMRTLLRLHPERRTRMGGRVQVAGRDVLAMPARELDDFRGKVASMIFQEPLLALDPVYSVGAQIVESIRRHEKKVTAAEAHQRALALFERVRIPSPERRLAAYPHEMSGGMRQRAMIALALACKPQLLLADEPTTALDATVQIQILLLLRELQRDLGLSVIFVTHDIGAAVEVADRIAVMYAGRIVEEGTARELIRSPRHPYTIALLKSRAHGALARGARLETIGGAPPDLSALPPGCAFAERCALATDACRAAQPPVVELAPNHRARCIHTEAAAAIAPTLVA; this is translated from the coding sequence ATGGTCCGCCTGCGCGACCTCAGCGTCACCTTCAGCGGAGGCCGCAAGCCCGTGCATGCGGTGAGCGGCGTGAGCCTGGAAGTGCAGCGCGGCGAAGTGGTCGCGCTGATCGGCGAATCCGGCTCCGGCAAGAGCGTGACCATGCGCACGCTGCTGCGCCTGCACCCGGAGCGCCGCACGCGCATGGGCGGGCGGGTGCAGGTGGCCGGGCGCGACGTGCTTGCAATGCCGGCGCGCGAACTCGACGATTTCCGCGGCAAGGTCGCTTCGATGATCTTCCAGGAACCGCTGCTCGCGCTCGACCCGGTGTATTCGGTCGGCGCGCAAATCGTCGAGTCGATTCGCCGGCACGAGAAGAAAGTGACCGCGGCCGAGGCACACCAGCGTGCGCTCGCGCTGTTCGAGCGCGTGCGCATTCCCAGCCCCGAGCGGCGCCTGGCCGCTTACCCGCACGAGATGTCGGGCGGCATGCGGCAGCGCGCGATGATCGCGCTCGCACTGGCCTGCAAGCCCCAGCTGCTGCTGGCCGACGAGCCGACCACCGCGCTCGACGCCACGGTGCAGATCCAGATCCTTCTGCTGCTGCGCGAACTGCAGCGCGACCTGGGCCTGTCGGTGATCTTCGTCACGCACGACATCGGTGCCGCAGTGGAGGTGGCCGACCGCATTGCCGTGATGTATGCGGGCCGCATCGTCGAGGAAGGCACGGCGCGCGAGCTGATCCGCTCGCCGCGCCACCCCTACACCATCGCGCTGCTCAAGAGCCGTGCGCACGGGGCGCTGGCGCGCGGCGCGCGGCTCGAAACCATCGGCGGCGCGCCGCCCGATCTCTCCGCGCTGCCGCCGGGCTGCGCCTTTGCCGAACGCTGCGCACTTGCCACCGATGCCTGCCGCGCCGCGCAGCCGCCGGTGGTCGAGCTCGCACCCAACCACCGCGCGCGCTGCATCCACACCGAGGCCGCAGCAGCCATTGCGCCCACGCTGGTCGCCTGA
- a CDS encoding 3-hydroxyacyl-CoA dehydrogenase NAD-binding domain-containing protein, whose amino-acid sequence MAITDSSLPASSSNPVSFERAPHPGGVFVVTIDNPPVNALGVDVRRGLVAAIEAAEADSAAAAVLIFGAGRNFIAGADIREFGKTPQPPSLPEVCLKIENCTKPVIAAIHGAALGGGLEVALSTHYRIAAPSAKLGLPEVQLGLLPGSGGTQRAPRLIGVKPALELMLSGRHAGAKEALSLGLVDRLGTQADARAEGLAYAQELAAAKAPVRRTREAAGLADADGSRAALEAARADTAKKSRGLFSPMKIIEAVEAALTLPFDEGMALERKLFLQCIDSPQRAGLIHAFFAEREVLKAPETKAAKPRAIESAGIIGGGTMGAGIAVAMLDAGLPVTMIERDEPSLARGRQHVEKVYDGLIGKGRMTPEAKASVMARFSGSTSYDALAQADIVVEAVFEDMGVKKAVFAELDRVCKPGAVLATNTSYLDIDEIAASISRPQDVVGLHFFSPANIMKLLEIVVPAKVSADVVATGFELAKKLKKVPVRAGVCDGFIGNRILAVYRQAADHMMEDGASPYQIDEAVRNFGYPMGPFQVSDLAGGDIGWATRKRKSATRNPKARYVQIADRICERGWFGQKTQRGYYLYPEGARTGVPDPEVLAIIDAERERAGIEPRAFTEEEIMRRYMAAMINEGANVVHQRIALRPLDVDVTFLYGYGFPRHRGGPMKYADTVGLPKVLADIREFAKEDPLFWQPSPLLVELVESGANFDSLNHA is encoded by the coding sequence ATGGCCATCACCGACTCCAGCCTTCCCGCGTCTTCTTCCAACCCCGTCAGCTTCGAGCGCGCCCCACATCCGGGCGGCGTGTTCGTGGTGACCATCGACAACCCGCCGGTCAACGCCTTGGGCGTGGATGTGCGCCGCGGCCTGGTGGCCGCCATCGAGGCGGCGGAGGCCGACAGCGCGGCCGCCGCGGTGCTGATCTTCGGTGCGGGCCGCAACTTCATCGCGGGCGCGGACATCCGCGAGTTCGGCAAGACGCCGCAGCCGCCCTCGCTGCCCGAGGTGTGCCTGAAGATCGAGAACTGCACGAAGCCTGTGATTGCCGCCATCCACGGCGCGGCATTGGGCGGCGGGCTTGAAGTGGCGCTGTCGACGCACTACCGCATTGCCGCGCCTTCGGCCAAGCTGGGCCTGCCCGAAGTGCAGCTTGGCCTCTTGCCCGGTTCCGGCGGTACTCAGCGCGCGCCGCGCCTTATCGGCGTGAAGCCCGCGCTCGAGCTGATGCTCAGCGGCCGCCACGCGGGTGCGAAGGAAGCGTTGTCGCTCGGGCTGGTCGACCGCCTGGGCACCCAGGCCGACGCGCGCGCCGAAGGCCTGGCCTATGCGCAGGAACTCGCCGCCGCCAAGGCACCGGTGCGCCGCACGCGCGAGGCCGCCGGCCTGGCCGATGCCGACGGCAGCCGCGCCGCATTGGAAGCAGCGCGCGCCGACACCGCCAAGAAGAGCCGCGGGCTCTTCTCGCCGATGAAGATCATCGAAGCGGTCGAAGCCGCGCTCACGCTGCCCTTCGACGAAGGCATGGCGCTGGAGCGCAAGCTGTTCCTGCAGTGCATCGACAGCCCGCAGCGCGCCGGCCTCATCCACGCCTTCTTCGCCGAGCGCGAAGTGCTGAAGGCGCCCGAAACCAAGGCCGCCAAGCCGCGCGCGATCGAATCGGCCGGCATCATCGGCGGCGGCACCATGGGTGCGGGCATCGCGGTGGCGATGCTCGACGCGGGCCTGCCCGTGACCATGATCGAACGCGACGAGCCCAGCCTTGCGCGCGGCCGCCAGCATGTCGAAAAGGTGTACGACGGCCTGATCGGCAAGGGCCGCATGACGCCCGAAGCCAAGGCCTCCGTGATGGCGCGCTTCTCGGGCTCCACCTCTTACGACGCGCTCGCACAGGCCGACATCGTGGTTGAAGCGGTGTTCGAAGACATGGGCGTGAAGAAGGCGGTGTTCGCCGAACTCGACCGCGTGTGCAAGCCCGGCGCGGTGCTGGCCACCAACACCTCGTACCTCGACATCGACGAGATCGCGGCCAGCATCTCGCGCCCGCAGGACGTGGTGGGCCTGCACTTCTTCTCGCCGGCCAACATCATGAAGCTGCTGGAGATCGTGGTGCCCGCCAAGGTGAGCGCCGACGTGGTGGCCACGGGCTTCGAGCTTGCGAAGAAACTCAAGAAGGTGCCCGTGCGCGCGGGCGTGTGCGACGGCTTCATCGGCAACCGCATCCTCGCCGTGTACCGCCAGGCGGCCGACCACATGATGGAAGACGGCGCCTCGCCCTACCAGATCGATGAGGCGGTGCGCAACTTCGGCTACCCGATGGGGCCGTTCCAGGTGTCCGACCTGGCGGGCGGCGACATCGGCTGGGCCACGCGCAAGCGCAAGTCGGCCACGCGCAACCCGAAGGCGCGCTACGTGCAGATTGCCGACCGCATCTGCGAGCGCGGCTGGTTCGGCCAGAAGACGCAGCGCGGCTACTACCTGTACCCCGAAGGCGCGCGCACCGGCGTGCCCGACCCCGAGGTGCTGGCCATCATCGATGCCGAGCGCGAGCGCGCCGGCATCGAGCCGCGCGCCTTCACCGAAGAAGAAATCATGCGCCGCTACATGGCCGCGATGATCAACGAGGGTGCCAACGTCGTGCACCAGCGCATTGCGCTGCGCCCGCTCGATGTGGACGTGACCTTTCTCTACGGCTACGGCTTTCCGCGCCACCGCGGCGGCCCGATGAAGTACGCCGACACCGTGGGCCTGCCGAAGGTGCTGGCCGACATTCGCGAGTTTGCGAAGGAAGACCCGTTGTTCTGGCAGCCCTCGCCGCTGCTGGTGGAGCTGGTCGAAAGCGGCGCGAACTTCGACAGCCTCAACCACGCCTGA
- a CDS encoding amidase yields the protein MPLHDPAHAFVPYPDAPVPHAPTGPLADLSFAAKDLFDVAGYPTGGGSPIVLAMSGIKSRTAPTVQKLLDAGARFTGKTVTDELAFSMNGNNAHFGAPINGAAKDRITGGSSSGSASAVSSSLCDFALGTDTGGSVRAPANHCGLYGLRPTHGRVSLEGALDLAPSFDTCGWFARDIGTFARVADVLLGADTPALPERVRLLGPDDVWGLAAPAATKALQGVIDRVQGLLGPAQGTTVAMESFDAMYWNFRYLQSREAWLTDGPLIERYAPPLGPGVAERFAWSRDVTDAQVVAARVFRTAFRAHLAALLGTDGVLLMPTMPDIAPLRSESEAGLEDYRNRAIRMLCIAGLSGFPQLSMPLASRDGAPLGISLLGPAGSDRSLIQLAQRIAAG from the coding sequence ATGCCCTTGCACGACCCCGCCCACGCCTTCGTTCCCTATCCCGACGCGCCGGTGCCGCATGCGCCCACCGGCCCGCTCGCGGACCTGAGCTTTGCGGCCAAGGACCTGTTCGACGTGGCCGGCTACCCCACCGGCGGCGGCAGCCCCATCGTGCTGGCGATGTCGGGCATCAAGAGCCGCACCGCGCCCACCGTGCAGAAGCTGCTCGATGCCGGCGCGCGCTTCACGGGCAAGACGGTGACCGACGAACTCGCGTTCTCGATGAACGGCAACAACGCGCATTTCGGCGCGCCGATCAACGGCGCCGCCAAGGACCGCATCACGGGCGGCTCTTCGTCCGGATCGGCCTCGGCGGTGTCGTCGAGCCTTTGCGACTTTGCGCTCGGCACCGACACCGGCGGCTCGGTGCGCGCGCCGGCCAACCATTGCGGCCTGTACGGCCTGCGCCCGACGCATGGCCGCGTGAGCCTGGAGGGCGCACTCGACCTTGCGCCGAGCTTCGACACCTGCGGCTGGTTCGCGCGCGACATCGGCACCTTTGCGCGCGTGGCCGACGTGCTGCTGGGCGCCGACACACCGGCGCTGCCCGAACGCGTGCGCCTGCTAGGGCCCGACGACGTGTGGGGCCTGGCCGCGCCCGCCGCGACGAAGGCGCTGCAAGGCGTGATCGACCGTGTACAAGGCCTGCTCGGACCCGCACAGGGCACGACGGTGGCAATGGAATCGTTCGACGCGATGTACTGGAACTTTCGCTACCTGCAGTCGCGCGAGGCCTGGCTTACCGATGGCCCGCTCATCGAGCGCTATGCGCCGCCGCTGGGCCCGGGCGTGGCCGAGCGCTTTGCATGGTCGCGCGACGTGACCGACGCGCAGGTGGTGGCCGCGCGCGTCTTTCGCACCGCGTTTCGCGCGCACCTGGCTGCGCTGCTGGGCACCGACGGCGTGCTGCTGATGCCGACCATGCCCGACATTGCGCCGCTGCGCAGCGAGAGCGAGGCCGGGCTGGAGGACTACCGCAACCGCGCGATCCGGATGCTGTGCATTGCAGGACTCAGCGGCTTTCCGCAGCTGTCGATGCCGCTGGCGTCGCGCGACGGCGCGCCGCTGGGCATCTCGCTGCTCGGGCCGGCAGGCTCGGACCGCTCGTTGATCCAACTCGCCCAGCGCATCGCCGCGGGCTGA
- a CDS encoding ABC transporter ATP-binding protein, with the protein MDALKDIGGPAQPLLTITGLVKHFPLKKDPLGRGGGVVRAVDGVDFEVLKGETLGVVGESGCGKSTTARLLMQLIAPTRGEVIFDGREVGGRELPLKEFRRQVQMVFQDSYASLNPRLTIEDSVAFGPQVHGVSRRESVARARDLLARVGLEPQRFAERYPHELSGGQRQRVNIARALALQPRMVILDEAVSALDKSVEAQVINLLLDLKAEFGLTYLFISHDLNVVRYVSDRVMVMYLGQVAEIGPADALYDAPAHPYTRALLSSMPSMDPDNRTMEAALAGDPPNPINPPSGCRFHPRCALAAPVCSQVVPEPVATGSLHAASCLVLEPGSGHPMAQTPMRQAA; encoded by the coding sequence ATGGACGCACTGAAAGACATAGGCGGCCCCGCACAACCACTGCTCACCATCACAGGCCTCGTCAAGCACTTCCCACTCAAGAAAGACCCTCTGGGTCGTGGCGGCGGGGTGGTACGTGCAGTAGACGGCGTCGACTTCGAAGTCCTTAAAGGTGAAACGCTGGGTGTGGTCGGCGAGTCGGGCTGCGGCAAGTCGACAACGGCTCGGCTGCTGATGCAGCTCATTGCACCGACCCGGGGCGAGGTTATTTTTGATGGCCGCGAAGTCGGTGGCCGCGAACTTCCGCTCAAGGAGTTTCGACGCCAGGTGCAGATGGTGTTTCAGGACAGCTACGCCTCGCTCAACCCGCGCCTCACCATCGAAGACTCGGTTGCCTTCGGTCCGCAAGTGCATGGCGTGAGCCGGCGCGAATCTGTGGCGCGTGCGCGCGATCTTCTCGCGCGCGTGGGCCTGGAGCCCCAGCGCTTTGCCGAACGGTATCCGCATGAGCTTTCGGGTGGACAGCGCCAGCGCGTCAACATTGCGCGCGCGCTTGCGCTGCAGCCGCGCATGGTAATTCTGGACGAGGCCGTGTCGGCGCTCGACAAGTCGGTGGAAGCACAGGTCATCAACCTGCTGCTCGACCTCAAGGCCGAGTTTGGCCTCACCTATCTTTTCATCAGCCATGACCTCAACGTGGTGCGCTACGTGAGCGACCGCGTCATGGTCATGTACCTCGGCCAGGTGGCCGAGATCGGGCCGGCCGATGCGCTCTACGATGCCCCCGCGCATCCCTACACCCGCGCCCTGCTCTCGTCGATGCCCTCCATGGACCCCGACAACCGCACCATGGAAGCAGCGTTGGCTGGCGATCCGCCGAACCCGATCAACCCGCCCTCGGGATGCCGCTTTCATCCGCGCTGCGCGCTGGCCGCGCCGGTGTGCAGCCAGGTCGTGCCCGAGCCCGTCGCCACGGGTTCGTTGCATGCGGCGAGCTGCCTTGTTCTCGAGCCTGGCAGCGGGCACCCGATGGCACAAACGCCGATGAGGCAGGCAGCATGA